A portion of the Corynebacterium jeikeium genome contains these proteins:
- the rsgA gene encoding ribosome small subunit-dependent GTPase A encodes MAARRRGRQWDESDVRIRPGKGSRPRTKDRPRHADAHWGMVVTKDRGRWGVVLDNNPDVAVTCMRARELGRTNIVVGDRVGVVGDVSGRAGTLARIVKLAERSTVLRRTADDNDPYERIVVANASLLLIVCAVADPEPRTGFVERALVAAYAGGVRPVLCLTKSDLADPEEFAGEFSALGVDVVVCGINDDLAPLSELIDAPGRVTALVGHSGVGKSTLVNRIVPEANRETGEVSGVGKGRHTSTQSVALMLPSESDDDAASWIIDTPGIRSFGLAHVTPETLLAAFPDIQAATDECPRGCTHLGPPADPECALDKLEGVQHRRAMAVRRLLSAISDNEDWELDIERD; translated from the coding sequence GTGGCGGCACGCAGGCGTGGACGGCAATGGGACGAGTCCGATGTACGCATCCGCCCCGGTAAAGGGTCGCGACCACGGACGAAGGATCGCCCCCGCCACGCCGATGCCCACTGGGGCATGGTGGTGACCAAGGATCGTGGTCGTTGGGGTGTAGTCCTCGATAACAACCCTGATGTTGCAGTGACATGCATGCGTGCCCGCGAGCTCGGCCGCACCAATATCGTTGTCGGTGACCGTGTCGGTGTCGTAGGCGATGTCAGCGGCCGTGCGGGCACACTGGCCCGCATCGTCAAGCTGGCAGAGCGCAGCACGGTTTTGCGTCGCACCGCCGATGACAATGACCCGTATGAGCGCATCGTCGTGGCCAATGCCAGCCTGCTGCTCATTGTGTGCGCAGTCGCCGATCCTGAACCTCGCACCGGTTTTGTCGAACGCGCGCTGGTCGCGGCCTACGCCGGCGGTGTCCGCCCCGTGCTCTGTCTGACTAAATCCGATCTGGCCGACCCAGAGGAATTTGCCGGGGAGTTCTCGGCACTCGGAGTGGATGTCGTTGTCTGCGGTATTAATGATGACTTGGCTCCTCTGTCAGAACTCATCGATGCCCCAGGACGAGTGACAGCTTTGGTTGGGCATTCCGGCGTGGGGAAATCGACCCTCGTCAACCGGATTGTTCCCGAAGCCAACCGTGAGACCGGCGAAGTTAGTGGTGTGGGTAAGGGCCGCCATACCTCCACGCAGTCGGTGGCGCTGATGTTGCCGTCGGAAAGCGATGACGATGCGGCGTCGTGGATTATTGATACCCCGGGCATTCGTTCCTTTGGTCTGGCTCATGTGACACCGGAGACGCTGCTGGCGGCGTTTCCAGATATCCAGGCAGCGACAGATGAATGCCCACGTGGTTGCACCCATTTGGGGCCGCCCGCGGATCCAGAGTGCGCCCTCGACAAGCTGGAGGGAGTTCAGCACCGTCGAGCGATGGCCGTGCGTCGCCTGTTGAGCGCCATCAGCGACAACGAGGACTGGGAGCTGGACATTGAAAGAGACTAG
- the aroA gene encoding 3-phosphoshikimate 1-carboxyvinyltransferase, which produces MCSQNQNWSAPTVSVDGAEAGRQPFSATVQIAGSKSITNRALVIAAISSTPSVIHGALRSRDTDLMIRALQALGTDISADSTYSGAPNHTLRVTPRMLRGGVVECGLAGTVMRFVPPIAALAQGSVFFEGDVEAKARPMSAVLDALRSLGVNIAGNGLPFTVNPQGPNQGNRLGDSVQEQDLPDIGGEVEIDASASSQFVSGLLLSAPRYGRGLVLRPTGEIPSRPHIDMTLDMLREAGVQVEETTADTPEGPRTTFTIHPTEMMGRIWQVEPDLSNAAAFLAAAAVTGGSVTVPDWPEHTTQPGDRIREILTAMGATVTFNRHEGGHTSLTVVGPKPSELRGITMDMSEVGELTPTVAAIAALATTRTELTGIAHLRGHETNRLAALTTEINRLGGRATELDDGIAIDPVPLHGGLWHSYADHRMATAGAIVGLRTEGVEVENIGTTAKTMPGFDLRWLEMLGLASPSPSSLEKSVEARIDGVDNGTEAGK; this is translated from the coding sequence GTGTGTTCCCAAAATCAGAATTGGTCCGCCCCTACTGTAAGTGTCGACGGTGCCGAGGCCGGTCGACAGCCTTTTAGCGCCACGGTGCAGATTGCCGGCTCGAAGTCGATTACGAACCGTGCCCTTGTCATCGCGGCGATATCTTCGACACCATCGGTTATCCATGGTGCTCTGCGCTCTCGCGATACCGATCTTATGATTCGCGCACTGCAGGCCCTGGGAACTGACATCAGTGCCGACTCGACATATTCGGGTGCCCCGAACCACACGCTCCGCGTCACTCCACGCATGCTTCGCGGTGGTGTCGTGGAATGTGGTCTCGCAGGTACGGTTATGCGCTTCGTGCCACCTATCGCAGCTCTTGCGCAGGGGTCGGTGTTCTTCGAAGGCGACGTAGAAGCCAAGGCTCGCCCGATGTCGGCCGTGCTGGATGCCCTGCGCAGCCTCGGTGTGAACATCGCGGGCAATGGGCTTCCCTTCACGGTCAATCCGCAGGGTCCGAATCAGGGCAACCGCCTCGGTGACTCGGTCCAGGAGCAGGATCTGCCGGACATCGGCGGCGAAGTGGAAATTGACGCTTCGGCTTCGAGCCAGTTCGTCTCTGGTCTGTTGCTGTCAGCACCGCGCTACGGCCGTGGCCTGGTACTTCGCCCGACCGGTGAGATTCCTTCCCGCCCGCACATTGACATGACCCTGGACATGCTTCGCGAGGCCGGTGTGCAGGTCGAGGAGACCACGGCCGACACACCTGAGGGACCACGCACAACGTTCACCATTCACCCGACCGAAATGATGGGTCGTATTTGGCAGGTCGAGCCTGATCTGTCCAACGCCGCCGCCTTCCTGGCCGCTGCGGCTGTCACTGGTGGCAGCGTCACCGTGCCCGACTGGCCAGAGCACACCACGCAGCCGGGCGACCGCATCCGCGAGATCCTCACCGCTATGGGCGCTACCGTGACGTTCAACCGTCACGAAGGTGGCCACACCAGCCTCACCGTCGTGGGCCCAAAGCCGTCGGAGCTGCGCGGAATCACGATGGACATGTCCGAGGTTGGCGAGCTGACCCCCACCGTCGCGGCCATCGCCGCCTTGGCCACTACCCGCACCGAGCTGACGGGTATCGCACACCTGCGCGGTCACGAAACCAACCGTCTCGCCGCGCTCACCACGGAAATCAACCGTCTCGGCGGTCGCGCGACCGAGCTTGACGACGGCATTGCGATCGACCCCGTTCCGCTCCACGGTGGTCTCTGGCACAGCTACGCCGACCATCGAATGGCCACCGCTGGTGCCATTGTTGGCCTGCGCACGGAGGGCGTGGAAGTCGAAAATATCGGTACCACTGCTAAGACCATGCCTGGATTCGATCTGCGCTGGCTGGAGATGCTCGGACTGGCCTCCCCCAGCCCTAGTTCGTTGGAAAAGTCAGTCGAAGCTCGAATTGATGGTGTGGACAACGGAACCGAGGCAGGGAAATAA
- a CDS encoding SOS response-associated peptidase — MCGRFVNFTVAEELLSTTAEIPGLAPVRADGPLPTSRYNIGPTMPIVALAREHPGRTGTIAATVRWGLIPQWAREVPTTPFFNARAETWQSKPTFRDSLPCAIPMNGWYEWKNRQPYFVSFSDDAPLFTVAGLWARWGDIVSATILTTDAVGQLADLHHRMPRVLADDEVSDWLDLSAWAADGNVGMTSAEVVDKLTIRPVNRAVGNVANEGPHLLNGPDGAAPGHNEELF, encoded by the coding sequence ATGTGTGGTCGTTTCGTCAATTTCACAGTCGCCGAAGAACTGCTCAGCACCACGGCTGAGATTCCCGGTTTGGCGCCCGTGCGTGCCGACGGCCCGTTGCCCACCTCCCGCTACAACATCGGACCGACCATGCCAATAGTTGCTCTTGCCCGCGAGCACCCCGGCCGCACAGGAACCATTGCTGCCACCGTGCGCTGGGGTTTAATTCCGCAGTGGGCCCGCGAAGTGCCAACAACACCTTTCTTCAATGCTCGTGCGGAAACCTGGCAGTCCAAACCGACTTTCCGGGACAGCCTGCCCTGCGCAATCCCCATGAACGGTTGGTACGAGTGGAAGAATCGCCAGCCCTACTTCGTCAGCTTCAGCGATGACGCACCGCTTTTCACCGTCGCGGGGCTGTGGGCGCGCTGGGGCGATATCGTCTCCGCCACAATTCTCACCACCGACGCCGTGGGACAGCTCGCGGATCTGCATCATCGTATGCCGCGCGTGCTTGCCGACGACGAAGTCAGTGACTGGTTGGATCTCTCGGCCTGGGCAGCAGACGGAAATGTTGGCATGACCAGCGCAGAAGTGGTGGACAAGCTGACCATCCGACCGGTCAACCGCGCCGTCGGCAATGTTGCGAATGAAGGGCCGCACCTGCTGAATGGGCCCGATGGAGCAGCACCCGGCCACAACGAGGAGCTGTTTTAA
- the ybaK gene encoding Cys-tRNA(Pro) deacylase, translating to MSKKSAKKSAAATPAIAVCQNAGIDFHVHQFPHGSDNFGEEAASWLLEHLGVEPERIFKTLIIELSGKRTGLAIAVVPATGMLNLKAAAAAVGASKATMADPHDASLATGYAPGGISPLGGRRKLPTVIDETATLADTVFVSGGRRGWDIELSPADLVSLCDATVADIAR from the coding sequence ATGTCGAAGAAGTCCGCCAAGAAATCCGCTGCCGCCACCCCGGCAATCGCCGTCTGTCAGAACGCCGGAATCGACTTCCACGTTCACCAATTCCCCCACGGCAGCGACAACTTCGGCGAAGAGGCCGCCTCTTGGCTACTAGAGCATCTCGGAGTCGAGCCCGAACGCATCTTCAAAACTCTCATTATCGAGCTATCCGGCAAACGCACTGGGCTGGCCATCGCCGTCGTCCCCGCCACCGGAATGCTCAACCTCAAGGCCGCCGCCGCGGCTGTCGGGGCTTCCAAGGCAACGATGGCCGACCCCCATGACGCGTCACTTGCCACCGGCTACGCTCCCGGCGGCATCTCCCCGCTTGGCGGTCGCCGCAAGCTCCCCACAGTCATTGATGAGACAGCCACTCTCGCCGACACTGTGTTTGTCTCCGGTGGTCGCCGCGGGTGGGACATCGAACTGTCACCCGCTGATCTGGTTTCGCTTTGCGACGCCACGGTCGCCGACATCGCCCGCTAA
- a CDS encoding sigma-70 family RNA polymerase sigma factor — translation MSGDQTGTSAIRTDESDEELAQRFERDAMPLLDQLYGAALRMTRNPADAEDLVQETYIKAFQGFRSYKPGTNLKAWLYRILTNAYINSYRKAQRRPAEYATDDITDSQIAETASHTSIGLRSAEVEALEKLPDEEIRDALMSLKEDYRMVVYYADVEGLPYKEIAEIMGTPIGTVMSRLHRGRKQLRDALHNVAVERGFLKEEKGDSPR, via the coding sequence ATGTCAGGTGATCAGACAGGAACATCGGCCATCCGGACTGATGAGTCGGATGAGGAGCTTGCGCAGCGCTTTGAGCGTGATGCCATGCCGCTTTTGGATCAGCTCTATGGAGCGGCGCTGCGGATGACACGCAACCCCGCCGATGCCGAAGACCTGGTGCAGGAGACCTATATCAAGGCTTTTCAGGGCTTCCGCTCCTACAAGCCGGGCACGAATCTGAAAGCGTGGCTCTACCGCATTCTGACGAATGCGTACATCAACAGCTACCGCAAGGCGCAGCGACGTCCTGCCGAGTACGCCACCGATGACATCACGGATTCACAGATCGCGGAAACCGCGTCGCACACTTCGATAGGGCTGCGCTCTGCTGAGGTTGAAGCGCTGGAAAAGCTTCCTGACGAGGAAATTCGTGACGCTTTGATGAGTCTCAAAGAGGACTACCGGATGGTGGTCTACTACGCCGATGTCGAGGGATTGCCCTACAAGGAGATCGCCGAAATCATGGGCACGCCCATCGGAACTGTGATGAGTCGGCTCCACCGTGGAAGAAAACAGCTCCGAGACGCGTTGCACAACGTAGCCGTGGAACGTGGATTCTTGAAAGAAGAGAAGGGAGATTCTCCGCGATGA
- a CDS encoding mycothiol system anti-sigma-R factor has protein sequence MSRESSQDMEQTPERGHACEDAFCQDVHSRLHAFLDGECDSEERRFLEEHIHKCPQCLEEFGSEQAIRRLLRRCCQQPAPEDLRQRITTRIRVSYTRVEYRG, from the coding sequence ATGAGCCGAGAGTCGAGCCAAGATATGGAGCAGACGCCAGAGCGCGGACACGCCTGTGAAGATGCTTTCTGTCAGGATGTCCACTCGCGCCTACACGCATTTTTGGATGGAGAGTGTGATTCGGAGGAGCGCCGCTTTCTCGAGGAACACATTCACAAATGCCCTCAGTGCTTGGAAGAGTTCGGTTCCGAGCAAGCTATACGACGGCTGCTGCGCCGGTGTTGCCAGCAACCTGCCCCTGAGGACCTCCGTCAGCGCATTACCACTCGGATTCGCGTGTCCTATACGCGGGTGGAGTACCGCGGATAA
- a CDS encoding WhiB family transcriptional regulator, whose protein sequence is MDWRHKAVCREEDPELFFPVGNSGPALAQIAKAKVVCNRCPVTAQCLAWALETGQDAGVWGGMSEDERRALKRRRNRGRTRRTRTSTTV, encoded by the coding sequence ATGGATTGGCGTCACAAGGCCGTTTGTCGTGAAGAGGATCCGGAGCTGTTCTTCCCGGTCGGTAACTCCGGCCCGGCCCTCGCCCAGATTGCTAAGGCCAAGGTCGTTTGCAACCGTTGCCCCGTTACTGCTCAGTGCCTGGCCTGGGCACTTGAGACCGGCCAGGATGCAGGTGTCTGGGGCGGCATGAGCGAGGATGAGCGTCGCGCACTGAAGCGCCGTCGCAACCGCGGCCGCACCCGTCGCACTCGCACCAGCACCACGGTCTAA
- a CDS encoding diacylglycerol kinase, with translation MSNPNSTSNTARRMPGVVRALRSVEGIRLTSMFTAYPGHAAEMVAGKTVRDYDVIISLGGDGTINEIVNGLMNSNPFSALPATDLPVIATIPTGSANVLAGALGIPRDPVDAAWYIASLLRSRTRSTISVGHAAERCFVVNAGIGIDAEVISTMEQLRQNGTRAKAVRYLPAIFTAWNQLRKSPPQITATTDGTEFGRDLAMAVVSNSNPWTFLGDLPIVTNPTVSLRRGLGFYGFTSLRGVTGLVAAANLAGFFTRLRSPFHVEARERRVDNVQHIELTATAPLRLQLDGEYINQCESLNIRVKQGAINFVARADDYTEDQFTKKVATRPVDERLLVVVTKKVMDRTRRLFSTSQKTEANPA, from the coding sequence ATCTCCAATCCGAATTCGACCAGTAACACTGCTCGACGTATGCCCGGCGTTGTGCGGGCGCTTCGCTCGGTCGAGGGGATTCGCTTGACATCCATGTTTACCGCCTACCCTGGCCATGCTGCGGAAATGGTGGCGGGTAAAACGGTTCGCGATTACGACGTCATTATTTCTCTCGGCGGCGACGGAACCATTAACGAGATTGTCAATGGGCTCATGAACTCCAACCCATTCTCCGCACTGCCTGCCACTGACCTGCCTGTCATCGCGACAATTCCCACCGGCAGTGCCAACGTTTTGGCAGGTGCGTTGGGTATTCCCCGCGACCCCGTAGATGCCGCGTGGTACATCGCAAGTCTGCTGCGCTCCCGAACCCGCAGCACTATCAGCGTTGGACATGCAGCGGAGCGATGCTTCGTGGTCAATGCCGGTATCGGCATCGATGCGGAAGTCATTTCCACCATGGAACAGCTCCGACAAAACGGTACCCGCGCCAAAGCCGTGCGCTATTTGCCGGCAATTTTCACCGCATGGAATCAGTTGCGCAAAAGCCCGCCACAAATCACCGCAACTACCGACGGCACGGAGTTTGGCCGTGATCTCGCAATGGCCGTGGTGTCCAACTCCAATCCCTGGACATTCCTCGGCGACCTCCCCATCGTCACCAACCCCACTGTGTCCCTACGCAGGGGCCTGGGCTTTTATGGCTTCACTTCCCTGAGGGGAGTGACGGGACTTGTCGCCGCAGCCAATTTAGCCGGTTTCTTCACCCGACTGCGTTCCCCCTTCCACGTCGAAGCCCGCGAACGACGCGTCGACAACGTCCAGCACATCGAGCTCACCGCTACTGCCCCACTTCGTCTCCAGTTGGACGGCGAGTACATCAATCAGTGTGAGTCCCTCAACATCCGTGTTAAGCAAGGCGCTATCAATTTTGTGGCGCGTGCCGACGATTACACCGAGGACCAGTTCACCAAGAAAGTCGCTACCCGCCCCGTGGACGAGCGCTTGCTCGTTGTGGTGACCAAAAAGGTCATGGATCGCACACGCCGACTGTTCAGTACTAGCCAAAAGACCGAGGCAAACCCGGCTTAA
- a CDS encoding DEAD/DEAH box helicase, with protein sequence MAESQSPTFVELGVAAEICDALADEGITRTFAIQELTLPLALDGTDIIGQARTGMGKTLGFGVPLIDRVFDDARIPEPDGTARAIIIVPTRELCVQVGEDLARAAHSTNLRVCTIYGGRPYEEQIEQLDRGVDIIVGTPGRLIDLYQRNNLELSGVKILVLDEADEMLDLGFLPDIEKILAAVPDERQTMLFSATMPGPILTLARTFMNRPVHIRAESGEEEATVHETTKQIVFQSHQMDKVSVIARILQANDRGRTIIFARTKRGAASVAEQLGERGFLVTAVHGDMGQPARERSLTAFRNGDVDVLVATDVAARGIDIDDVTHVINHQVPDDEMTYVHRIGRTGRAGHSGVAVTLVGWDETTKWKAISDALDLDMAEIPTWFSTSPELAEALDIPEGIDEKVGPARPVLGSRPPRGRGGRGPRNNRSQAHHRNRGQGRSSKRAGHSNSHRRS encoded by the coding sequence GTGGCAGAGTCCCAGTCCCCGACATTCGTCGAATTGGGGGTCGCCGCGGAAATCTGCGACGCACTCGCCGACGAAGGAATCACCCGCACATTTGCAATCCAGGAACTGACGCTGCCCTTGGCACTCGACGGCACGGACATTATCGGCCAAGCCCGTACTGGCATGGGAAAAACTCTTGGTTTTGGTGTCCCCCTTATTGACCGCGTCTTTGATGACGCCCGCATTCCAGAACCGGATGGCACTGCCCGCGCAATCATCATCGTCCCCACCCGTGAGCTATGTGTGCAGGTCGGCGAGGATTTGGCCCGCGCTGCGCACTCAACCAATCTGCGTGTGTGCACTATTTACGGTGGCCGCCCCTATGAGGAACAGATTGAACAGCTAGACCGCGGTGTGGACATCATCGTCGGTACTCCCGGCCGTCTCATCGATCTTTACCAGCGCAATAATCTAGAGCTGTCAGGCGTAAAGATTTTGGTTCTCGACGAGGCCGATGAGATGCTCGACTTGGGCTTCCTGCCGGACATCGAGAAGATTCTGGCTGCGGTGCCAGATGAACGTCAGACCATGCTCTTCTCGGCAACAATGCCGGGCCCAATTCTGACTCTCGCACGTACCTTTATGAATCGCCCGGTGCACATCCGCGCCGAATCAGGCGAGGAAGAGGCCACAGTCCACGAGACCACTAAACAGATTGTTTTCCAATCGCACCAGATGGATAAGGTCTCGGTCATTGCCCGCATCCTGCAAGCCAACGATCGTGGTCGCACCATCATTTTTGCTCGCACGAAGCGCGGCGCCGCCTCGGTTGCTGAGCAGCTCGGCGAGCGCGGCTTCCTGGTCACCGCCGTCCACGGCGATATGGGCCAGCCTGCACGTGAGCGCTCGCTGACGGCGTTCCGCAATGGCGACGTCGACGTCCTGGTCGCAACCGATGTCGCGGCTCGCGGTATCGATATCGACGATGTCACCCACGTCATCAACCACCAGGTGCCCGATGACGAAATGACCTATGTCCACCGCATCGGCCGCACCGGCCGCGCGGGACACAGCGGTGTCGCCGTTACGCTCGTCGGCTGGGATGAAACCACAAAGTGGAAGGCTATTTCAGATGCTCTCGACCTGGACATGGCCGAGATTCCGACGTGGTTTTCCACCTCCCCCGAGCTCGCCGAAGCTCTAGACATCCCCGAGGGGATCGATGAGAAGGTCGGGCCAGCCCGCCCGGTATTGGGTTCCAGACCACCTCGCGGGCGTGGCGGAAGAGGCCCGCGAAACAACCGCTCACAGGCTCATCATCGCAATCGCGGCCAAGGACGAAGCTCAAAGCGGGCCGGCCACTCCAATTCTCATCGTCGCAGCTAG
- a CDS encoding DUF3107 domain-containing protein, whose protein sequence is MMSPMDITIGFADNTRELNIENVAGGEEVKAAISQKLAAGEGVIELSDGAGQEYLINADKVAYVRTGNNADRKVGFFA, encoded by the coding sequence ATGATGTCACCTATGGACATCACTATTGGATTTGCAGACAATACGCGTGAGCTGAACATTGAAAACGTCGCTGGTGGTGAGGAGGTCAAGGCTGCGATCTCCCAGAAGCTGGCTGCTGGCGAAGGTGTGATTGAGCTCAGCGACGGCGCTGGTCAGGAGTACCTGATTAATGCTGACAAGGTCGCCTACGTCCGTACCGGTAATAACGCAGACCGTAAGGTTGGCTTCTTCGCCTAA
- a CDS encoding DUF3152 domain-containing protein, with translation MTQEPFLVRIARSWGWRAYAIPVLVVLTVIILFDIFTAEDDSSGSGTGTVASQSGNGRPGPVPGEGYGDGYEGGQLPPGPAFATEPSGNFKDVTVAHPRVGEGRDNAVRYSVEIEDNIDVPSIGGERAFAETVNSILADPRGWTANPDFSFEAVPRDQDPTIVVQLSATGTAHQLCGNTLGMETSCYLSGQREGEPGRVVVSIARWVRGALPFEGDLGLYRQYLINHEVGHGLGYAVHEPCPRDGGIAPIMMQQTLSVSNDELHKIDSSEVYQVDGKTCSVNGWPYPFGADDDTAAPTQKAR, from the coding sequence ATGACGCAAGAACCCTTTCTCGTACGCATTGCAAGGAGTTGGGGGTGGCGAGCCTATGCCATCCCTGTACTTGTGGTGCTCACAGTCATCATTCTCTTCGACATCTTCACTGCTGAAGATGATTCTTCAGGTTCCGGCACTGGCACTGTCGCCTCGCAGAGTGGCAATGGTCGCCCTGGTCCGGTGCCCGGTGAGGGATACGGTGATGGTTACGAGGGAGGGCAGTTGCCACCCGGTCCGGCCTTTGCCACGGAACCCTCGGGAAATTTTAAAGATGTCACCGTGGCGCATCCCCGTGTTGGGGAGGGGCGCGACAATGCGGTCAGGTATTCCGTGGAAATTGAAGACAACATTGATGTTCCTTCGATTGGTGGCGAGCGCGCCTTTGCAGAGACGGTGAACTCGATTCTGGCCGATCCACGTGGCTGGACAGCTAATCCAGATTTTTCTTTCGAGGCAGTGCCTCGCGACCAGGATCCGACGATTGTCGTGCAGCTTTCCGCGACTGGAACCGCACATCAGCTGTGCGGCAACACCTTGGGAATGGAGACCTCCTGTTACCTGTCTGGGCAGCGGGAAGGTGAGCCTGGGCGCGTGGTCGTCAGTATCGCCCGGTGGGTTCGAGGTGCCCTGCCTTTTGAGGGGGACCTGGGATTGTATCGCCAATACCTTATTAATCACGAGGTTGGTCACGGACTTGGGTACGCGGTTCACGAGCCCTGTCCGAGGGACGGCGGTATCGCGCCAATCATGATGCAGCAGACCCTGAGCGTGTCGAACGATGAACTGCACAAAATCGACAGCAGCGAGGTCTATCAGGTCGATGGTAAGACGTGTTCTGTCAACGGCTGGCCGTACCCATTTGGGGCGGACGACGATACGGCCGCACCGACTCAGAAAGCAAGGTAG
- a CDS encoding TIGR02569 family protein has product MIATPPDRVLEAFGAEGEPHRAGRAWDNGWVYDDSIVLSPVHNSAQALWSAKVRSALDVDGVRVAKSVRTSDGRLVIAGWQARHFIPGGFAPRADETIVAAGRVEESLASIERPQFLLDKEPDYFVMCNRAAWDSDPIGILEQLLDADSVPRADCAEALTISGDLLQLRAEMVVPTELLQVCHADLVGTLLYDGTAAPVLTDIVPAWHVRGWTAALAAVDCLSMMGADEELLRRFDHLPDFGQLLVRAMCYRLFVHAVSPESQPSAYRGLFRAASLVRAFVSK; this is encoded by the coding sequence ATGATCGCCACTCCTCCCGACCGTGTTTTAGAGGCCTTTGGTGCCGAGGGCGAGCCGCATCGTGCCGGGCGAGCTTGGGACAATGGCTGGGTCTACGACGATTCCATTGTCCTTTCGCCGGTACATAATTCGGCGCAGGCGCTGTGGTCTGCAAAGGTTCGCAGTGCGCTAGATGTCGATGGCGTCCGAGTGGCGAAATCTGTGCGTACCAGTGACGGCCGCTTGGTTATTGCTGGGTGGCAGGCTCGTCATTTCATCCCGGGGGGATTCGCGCCACGTGCCGATGAAACCATTGTGGCCGCTGGTCGCGTGGAAGAGTCGCTTGCCAGTATTGAACGGCCACAGTTTCTCCTTGATAAGGAGCCCGATTACTTCGTCATGTGTAATCGCGCAGCTTGGGACTCTGACCCAATCGGCATCCTCGAGCAGCTTCTCGACGCGGATAGCGTCCCCCGCGCCGATTGTGCCGAGGCTCTCACGATCTCCGGTGATCTTCTCCAGCTGCGGGCAGAGATGGTTGTGCCAACGGAGCTTCTGCAGGTCTGTCACGCAGACCTCGTCGGCACGCTGCTTTACGACGGCACGGCCGCCCCGGTTCTCACCGATATCGTGCCAGCGTGGCATGTCCGTGGTTGGACAGCTGCCTTGGCGGCAGTGGATTGTCTGTCCATGATGGGGGCTGATGAGGAGCTACTGCGGCGCTTCGATCACCTGCCGGATTTCGGTCAGTTGCTCGTTCGTGCGATGTGTTATCGACTTTTTGTCCACGCTGTTAGTCCAGAATCGCAGCCGAGTGCGTATCGCGGTCTGTTCCGCGCGGCTTCGCTAGTTCGCGCGTTTGTGTCTAAGTAA